In one window of Desulfomicrobium macestii DNA:
- the rplJ gene encoding 50S ribosomal protein L10, with translation MNRAEKAKIIDGLKERADKASIAIVTDFHGLKVAELTPLRAKLHEVGCDYQVVKNTLARKAFMEGPHVVLNDHLKYNCAVAFGYDDPVVAAKVLVEFAKKNDKFSVRYASLEGKFLEEASIKALSELPGREQLLASVLGTMNAVPQNFVSLFANVVRGMVNVLTALKDKKEE, from the coding sequence GTGAATAGGGCAGAAAAAGCAAAAATCATCGATGGCCTGAAGGAGAGGGCTGACAAGGCGAGCATCGCCATTGTCACGGATTTCCATGGGCTCAAAGTGGCAGAGCTTACTCCCTTGCGTGCAAAATTGCATGAGGTGGGGTGCGACTATCAGGTCGTGAAGAATACTCTGGCACGGAAAGCTTTCATGGAAGGACCGCATGTGGTACTCAATGATCATTTGAAGTACAACTGCGCCGTGGCTTTCGGTTATGACGACCCTGTCGTCGCTGCAAAGGTCCTGGTTGAGTTTGCAAAGAAGAACGACAAGTTTTCCGTGCGTTATGCCAGTCTTGAAGGCAAGTTCCTGGAAGAGGCATCCATTAAGGCCCTTTCCGAGTTGCCCGGACGCGAACAGCTGCTTGCATCTGTTCTGGGTACGATGAACGCGGTTCCGCAGAATTTCGTTTCTCTCTTTGCCAATGTTGTTCGAGGTATGGTCAATGTACTGACCGCTCTCAAAGACAAAAAAGAAGAATGA
- the rplL gene encoding 50S ribosomal protein L7/L12 encodes MSDITKEQVVEFIANMTVLELSVFIKELEEKFGVSAAAPVAAFAAAPAAAAEAAEEEKTEFDVVLTEAGANKIGVIKVVRALTSLGLKEAKAKVDETPSVILEAAAKDAANDAKKQLEEAGAKVEIK; translated from the coding sequence ATGTCTGATATCACCAAAGAACAGGTTGTCGAATTTATTGCTAACATGACTGTGTTGGAACTCTCCGTCTTCATCAAGGAACTCGAAGAGAAGTTCGGCGTATCCGCCGCAGCTCCCGTTGCCGCTTTCGCCGCTGCTCCTGCAGCCGCTGCCGAAGCCGCTGAAGAAGAGAAGACCGAATTCGATGTCGTCCTGACCGAAGCCGGCGCCAACAAGATTGGTGTCATCAAGGTTGTGCGCGCTCTGACCAGCCTGGGTCTGAAAGAAGCCAAGGCCAAAGTCGACGAGACTCCTTCCGTGATCCTGGAAGCCGCTGCAAAGGACGCCGCCAACGACGCCAAGAAGCAGCTTGAAGAAGCTGGTGCAAAGGTTGAAATTAAGTAG